The following proteins come from a genomic window of Corallococcus sp. NCRR:
- a CDS encoding ArnT family glycosyltransferase, translating into MRASAPSSPGPGMKACLVLVGMGVGVRLALALGTDVYFDETYYWQWARHLAWGYFDHPPMVAWLIAALGIRGTALVCGLGTGVAVWGLALDVYRSRDAAWRALALWSAVPVGILSGVWATPDSPMLLFWALGLWALYREKWVLAGLTCGLALLSKYPSVLLGLAFMVAALKARRLPAGAWLTAGLGLLCFLPVVLWNASHDWVGFKFQLNHGLGGRGGWATFGEYLAGQLAMGGPVLLPLALVYAVRGPKEQFLLRMAAVIPLLFFGYAAAKTRGEANWPAAAYVAASIGVAGMRPAWQRAAAWSGMAVVLAVTSHLLFPVLTFERDVVLARTHGWGVLERLRTPEQLFPGMAPGPTAVYAPTYQLASQVAYTAGVETDTVGPSRRKSQYDLWPELELKPGQDVLWCSENGVAPPEELVQRFGSVEGPVKLTGVFRGRRLHTFTVWRLPSLKPTPD; encoded by the coding sequence GTGCGTGCGTCCGCCCCCTCCAGCCCCGGCCCGGGAATGAAGGCGTGTCTCGTCCTGGTGGGGATGGGCGTGGGGGTGCGGCTCGCGCTGGCGCTGGGAACGGACGTCTACTTCGACGAGACCTATTACTGGCAATGGGCCCGGCATCTCGCATGGGGATATTTCGACCATCCGCCGATGGTGGCGTGGCTCATCGCCGCGCTGGGCATCCGGGGGACGGCGCTCGTGTGCGGGCTGGGGACGGGCGTGGCGGTGTGGGGGCTGGCGCTGGACGTGTACCGGTCCAGGGACGCGGCCTGGAGGGCGCTGGCGCTGTGGAGCGCGGTGCCGGTGGGAATCCTCTCCGGGGTCTGGGCCACGCCGGATTCGCCCATGCTGCTGTTCTGGGCGCTGGGGCTCTGGGCGCTGTACCGCGAGAAATGGGTGCTGGCGGGGCTGACGTGTGGCCTGGCGCTGCTGTCGAAGTATCCGTCCGTGCTGCTGGGCCTGGCGTTCATGGTCGCGGCGTTGAAGGCGCGGCGGCTGCCAGCGGGGGCGTGGCTCACGGCGGGGCTCGGATTGCTGTGCTTCCTGCCGGTGGTGTTGTGGAACGCGAGCCATGACTGGGTGGGCTTCAAGTTCCAGCTGAACCACGGCCTGGGCGGGCGCGGAGGATGGGCGACGTTCGGCGAGTACCTGGCGGGGCAGCTCGCGATGGGCGGGCCGGTGCTGTTGCCGCTGGCGCTGGTGTACGCGGTGCGCGGGCCGAAGGAGCAGTTCCTGCTGCGCATGGCGGCGGTGATTCCGCTGCTGTTCTTCGGCTACGCGGCGGCGAAGACGCGGGGCGAGGCGAACTGGCCGGCGGCGGCGTACGTGGCGGCGAGCATTGGCGTCGCGGGGATGCGGCCGGCGTGGCAGCGGGCGGCGGCGTGGAGCGGGATGGCGGTGGTGCTGGCGGTGACGTCGCACCTGTTGTTCCCGGTGCTGACGTTCGAGCGCGACGTGGTGCTGGCGAGGACGCACGGCTGGGGCGTGCTGGAGCGGCTGAGGACGCCGGAGCAGCTGTTCCCGGGCATGGCGCCTGGCCCTACGGCGGTCTACGCGCCCACGTACCAGCTGGCTTCGCAGGTGGCGTACACGGCGGGCGTGGAGACGGACACGGTGGGCCCGTCACGGCGCAAGAGCCAGTACGACCTGTGGCCTGAGCTGGAATTGAAGCCCGGGCAGGACGTGCTGTGGTGTTCGGAGAACGGCGTGGCGCCGCCGGAGGAGCTGGTGCAACGCTTTGGCTCCGTGGAAGGGCCCGTGAAGCTCACGGGGGTCTTCCGGGGTCGGCGGCTGCATACGTTCACGGTGTGGCGGTTGCCCTCCCTTAAACCCACACCAGACTGA
- a CDS encoding thioredoxin domain-containing protein, whose translation MDDHPPSGHTNRLAQEPSPYLRQHATNPVDWYPWGDEALARARAENKPILLSVGYSACHWCHVMAHESFEHPDIARLMNEGFINIKVDREERPDLDQIYQGVVQLMGQGGGWPLTVFLTPDLRPFYGGTYFPPSDRYGRPGFPRLLSALRDAWENKADDIEEQAQRFQEGLGELSTHGLDAAPAHLSAEDIVAMGQSMLKRMDPVNGGFGGAPKFPNPMNVALLLRAWRRGGGEPLKAAVFRTLERMALGGIYDQLGGGFHRYSVDERWLVPHFEKMLYDNAQLLHLYSEAEQVESRPLWRKVVEETVEYVRREMTDPAGGFYATQDADSEGEEGKFFVWRPEEVRAALAMGPQADTVLRHFGIKPGGNFEHGATVLEVVVPVEQLAKEQGRPVEAVEKELAEARRVLFLLREQRVKPGRDDKILAGWNGLMIRGLALASRVFDRPDWAKLASDAADFVLTKMWDGKRLLRSYQHGQGRIDGFLEDYGDFASGLTALYQATFDAKYLDAADALAHRAVELFWDEEKQAYLSAPRGQKDLVVAAFSLFDNAFPSGASTLTEAQVTLSALTGDVCHLDQPEHYVAKLHDQLVRNPMGYGHLGLAADSLVDGASGVTFAGTREAVAPLLAAANRTYAPVFSFGWHDTGATPPARLQELFAGRDPVEGKGAAYLCRGFVCERPITEEGLLAERLVAAPGH comes from the coding sequence ATGGACGACCATCCCCCCTCTGGACATACCAACCGTCTGGCCCAGGAGCCGTCGCCGTACCTGCGCCAGCACGCCACGAATCCCGTGGACTGGTACCCCTGGGGGGACGAAGCCCTGGCCCGCGCCCGCGCGGAGAACAAGCCCATCCTGCTCTCCGTGGGCTACTCCGCGTGCCACTGGTGCCACGTCATGGCCCACGAGTCCTTCGAGCACCCGGACATCGCGCGCCTGATGAACGAGGGCTTCATCAACATCAAGGTCGACCGCGAGGAGCGCCCCGACCTCGATCAAATCTACCAGGGCGTCGTGCAGCTCATGGGGCAGGGCGGTGGCTGGCCCCTCACCGTGTTCCTCACCCCGGACCTGCGCCCGTTCTACGGCGGCACCTACTTTCCGCCCTCGGACCGCTACGGCCGGCCCGGCTTCCCGCGCCTGCTCTCCGCGCTGCGCGACGCGTGGGAGAACAAGGCGGACGACATCGAGGAGCAGGCCCAACGCTTCCAGGAGGGCCTCGGGGAGCTGTCCACCCATGGCCTGGACGCCGCGCCCGCGCACCTGTCCGCGGAGGACATCGTCGCCATGGGCCAGTCCATGCTCAAGCGCATGGACCCCGTGAACGGCGGCTTCGGCGGCGCCCCCAAGTTCCCCAACCCCATGAACGTGGCGCTGCTCCTGCGCGCGTGGCGGCGCGGCGGCGGTGAGCCCCTGAAGGCCGCGGTGTTCCGCACGCTGGAGCGCATGGCGCTGGGCGGCATCTACGACCAGCTGGGCGGCGGCTTCCACCGCTACTCCGTGGACGAGCGCTGGCTGGTGCCCCACTTCGAGAAGATGCTCTACGACAACGCCCAGCTGCTGCACCTGTACTCGGAAGCAGAGCAGGTGGAGTCACGGCCGCTCTGGCGCAAGGTCGTGGAGGAGACCGTCGAGTACGTCCGTCGCGAGATGACCGACCCGGCCGGCGGCTTCTACGCCACGCAGGACGCGGACAGCGAAGGCGAGGAGGGGAAGTTCTTCGTCTGGCGCCCCGAGGAGGTCCGCGCGGCCCTGGCCATGGGCCCGCAGGCGGACACCGTGCTGCGCCACTTCGGCATCAAGCCCGGAGGCAACTTCGAGCACGGCGCCACGGTGCTGGAAGTTGTGGTCCCCGTGGAGCAGCTCGCGAAGGAGCAGGGCCGCCCCGTGGAGGCGGTGGAGAAGGAGCTGGCGGAAGCGCGCCGCGTCCTCTTCCTCTTGCGCGAGCAGCGCGTGAAGCCGGGCCGCGACGACAAGATTCTCGCGGGCTGGAACGGGCTGATGATCCGCGGGCTCGCGCTGGCCTCGCGCGTGTTCGACCGGCCGGACTGGGCGAAGCTCGCTTCGGACGCGGCGGACTTCGTGCTCACGAAGATGTGGGACGGCAAGCGGCTCTTGCGCTCGTACCAGCACGGCCAGGGCCGCATCGACGGCTTCCTGGAGGACTACGGCGACTTCGCCTCCGGCCTCACCGCGCTCTACCAGGCCACGTTCGACGCGAAGTACCTGGACGCGGCGGACGCGCTCGCGCACCGCGCGGTGGAGCTGTTCTGGGACGAGGAGAAGCAGGCGTACCTCTCCGCGCCCCGGGGACAGAAGGACCTGGTGGTGGCGGCCTTCTCCCTCTTCGACAATGCCTTCCCGTCCGGCGCGTCCACGCTGACGGAGGCGCAGGTGACGCTCTCCGCGCTCACCGGCGACGTGTGCCATCTGGACCAGCCGGAGCACTACGTCGCCAAGCTGCACGACCAACTGGTGCGCAACCCCATGGGCTACGGCCACTTGGGGCTCGCGGCGGACTCTCTGGTGGACGGCGCGTCCGGCGTCACCTTCGCGGGGACCCGCGAGGCCGTGGCCCCGCTGCTGGCCGCCGCGAACCGCACCTACGCGCCGGTGTTCTCCTTCGGCTGGCACGACACGGGCGCCACTCCGCCCGCGCGCCTCCAGGAGCTCTTCGCGGGACGCGACCCGGTGGAAGGGAAGGGCGCCGCGTACCTCTGCCGCGGCTTCGTGTGCGAGCGGCCCATCACGGAAGAGGGCCTGCTCGCGGAGCGGCTGGTCGCCGCTCCGGGCCACTGA
- a CDS encoding tetratricopeptide repeat protein: MARIVLITNAWGPKHGGINSFNTDLSKALGPVVAPQTRVICVVMNAASNEVEDAAKHGVKLLSLNVQDGERVDESRTLSVLAVVQAEGADEVLWWIGHDVISGAVAAALPKCSGQGKSALIHHMNYVAYSSYKHGEALAAKRKEDAQRNLFRQADEVFAVGPLLRDSLSDLLDGVRQPKMIVPGLAEIVPVQLGVKFSGITFGRFDPANDRIKQGRLAVAGFAVACREANAKPREPKSLRDEPLLRVIGVSPLSEEEKSLRIFAREKAGRVLNLLPLPYEEDRNQLFDELRRSSFAMMLSWHEGFGLTGWEAIAAEVPLIVSRNSGLYKLIDDRLGAPGLACLTVVEVRGGLGELSDFGEENFDPADEQGVSQAILNLAHDIERKKQYAKTLRTLLSERSDGYTWANCARSLADALGLSRQSEVPSSTASPDLLQATAGISAGGATEAPVAIASLVGPSILEIKEPSWDPAWGNAESQLLRAEEACVPFHESRKDLLDAVLAWAEEPDGLPAAIQFRIGSAGAGKTRLMIEACRELRIKGWSGGFLTSGAGQVSEYEIRRFVERCARVFVVVDYAETRQREVVDLIRVAFSKNRGGAERIRIMLLARDAGEWWSRLAIDYPSIESFLLGRAVTGPLRIPEVPGERQGREVIFQEALSAFAKRLGKARDGVIAPDLSAPHFANVLFIHLAAMAALSGERPETATSLLEATLRRERRYWHEAAKAQGLQPSFYQGLEQAVAILTLRAGVKDGRDARQIISSIPSLQGVGIDVVNKILGVLRTFYALSGRIDALRPDILGERLVSQELSKDGSLLDVVLDKAIDEPIQRSALVVLNRLARQSPTDVVWLQRGLSGNLSLRTAVAASAVAIESGDPIGKMLAEVLEKASSEETYDLIEPLWKKMPAATTALRECALVVARLRLERLERRLDGKPIGNEKKSKLAIAYSALAGRLSALEKHREALEVNEKALPLFKALAKLGAQHLANYALCLMHSSNALMALGQYVEALDKNQEAVSYFRSLVEANPGSYRDDLATVLHNRAAVQQRLGDFEGAYQAVKEALDVYSSMRSGGDRHQLAEYYYAFALALSHVGRTEDAMQYAQNSFAILVELADANPDAFQPKLAVTLRALASFWLDVGRYEQGRVLAEQSVVIFRGLSSARPEVFREELSASLSGLSSAFAYLGLLERALEVALESLALQKVHVGGDAGSGLMRIAIRHLKVAYAKASLGQRDDALSHVDECLGVLGELAAERPGVVRYFLVEAYALKARLFVLSGDAVLARELLRLAQPAFERLEAGRGARTMRVSRANFLVVSAQVQYLLRSYQDALGLADTATGIWDELNREHPLAHREDASEALCVLALIERELGLLGRARELAVRGLDLLQADLVRTPRRLVPWMLIAAKKLLDLVGIDADSGGYSAVWRAVRDG; the protein is encoded by the coding sequence ATGGCACGAATCGTTCTGATTACGAACGCTTGGGGGCCGAAGCATGGCGGCATCAATTCGTTCAACACCGACTTATCAAAGGCGCTCGGCCCAGTAGTAGCTCCCCAAACACGTGTCATCTGCGTGGTGATGAATGCTGCTTCCAACGAGGTTGAGGATGCAGCGAAGCACGGCGTGAAGCTTCTTTCTCTCAACGTCCAAGATGGAGAGCGGGTCGATGAGAGCCGCACGCTCAGTGTGCTGGCTGTGGTGCAGGCAGAGGGAGCAGACGAAGTTCTTTGGTGGATCGGCCACGATGTGATCAGCGGGGCTGTGGCTGCTGCTCTTCCTAAATGCTCAGGGCAGGGCAAGTCCGCATTGATCCATCATATGAATTACGTCGCCTATTCTAGTTACAAGCATGGGGAAGCGCTGGCAGCCAAGAGAAAAGAGGATGCTCAGCGGAATCTTTTTCGCCAAGCCGATGAAGTATTCGCTGTGGGGCCACTTCTGCGGGATAGCCTAAGCGACTTACTGGATGGCGTAAGACAGCCGAAGATGATTGTCCCTGGGCTTGCAGAGATTGTTCCAGTGCAACTCGGGGTAAAGTTTAGTGGGATAACTTTTGGGCGCTTTGATCCAGCGAATGACCGAATCAAGCAAGGGCGCCTTGCGGTAGCAGGATTTGCCGTGGCCTGCAGGGAAGCGAATGCGAAGCCTCGTGAGCCGAAGTCTTTGCGAGATGAACCGTTGTTGCGAGTTATTGGGGTGTCTCCGCTCAGCGAGGAAGAAAAATCTCTTCGGATCTTTGCGCGTGAGAAGGCGGGGCGCGTACTCAACCTCCTGCCTCTTCCGTATGAAGAAGATCGCAATCAGTTGTTTGATGAACTGAGACGTTCAAGCTTTGCCATGATGTTGTCGTGGCACGAGGGGTTCGGTCTCACGGGCTGGGAAGCTATTGCGGCGGAAGTTCCGCTCATCGTCAGTAGAAATAGCGGTTTGTATAAATTGATTGACGACAGGCTTGGTGCGCCTGGATTGGCATGTCTCACTGTCGTCGAGGTGCGTGGCGGGCTTGGTGAGCTGTCTGATTTTGGGGAGGAGAACTTCGACCCTGCAGACGAGCAGGGGGTAAGTCAGGCTATACTTAATTTGGCGCATGATATTGAACGCAAGAAACAGTATGCCAAGACACTTCGAACTTTGTTGTCAGAGCGAAGTGATGGATATACCTGGGCAAACTGTGCTCGCAGTTTGGCAGATGCGCTTGGCTTGTCCAGGCAGTCCGAAGTCCCGTCGAGCACTGCGAGCCCAGATTTGTTGCAAGCAACCGCTGGCATATCTGCTGGTGGCGCGACCGAAGCTCCAGTAGCCATTGCCTCATTGGTGGGGCCCTCGATCCTCGAAATTAAGGAGCCAAGTTGGGATCCTGCATGGGGGAATGCGGAAAGCCAACTTCTGAGGGCGGAAGAGGCCTGTGTTCCGTTTCATGAATCCCGAAAAGATTTGCTTGATGCAGTGTTGGCTTGGGCTGAAGAGCCGGATGGGTTGCCGGCAGCGATTCAGTTCCGGATTGGTTCTGCAGGAGCAGGCAAGACTAGGCTGATGATTGAGGCTTGCAGGGAGTTGCGCATCAAGGGGTGGAGTGGAGGGTTTCTCACGAGTGGCGCTGGTCAGGTGTCGGAGTATGAGATCAGAAGATTTGTCGAACGGTGCGCTCGCGTATTTGTTGTTGTTGATTATGCCGAGACTCGCCAGCGTGAGGTTGTTGACTTAATTCGAGTGGCCTTTTCGAAGAATCGTGGGGGGGCCGAGCGGATTCGGATAATGCTGCTTGCGCGAGATGCGGGCGAATGGTGGAGCCGGCTTGCTATAGATTATCCTTCAATCGAGAGTTTTTTGCTGGGTCGTGCGGTAACGGGGCCGCTCAGGATTCCAGAAGTTCCCGGAGAGCGGCAAGGTAGGGAGGTAATATTCCAAGAGGCGTTGTCGGCTTTTGCGAAAAGGCTCGGCAAAGCTCGGGACGGTGTTATTGCACCAGACCTGTCGGCGCCCCATTTTGCAAATGTGTTGTTTATTCACTTGGCGGCCATGGCTGCGTTGTCTGGGGAGCGTCCAGAAACAGCGACAAGTTTGTTGGAAGCGACCTTGCGGCGGGAGCGTCGATATTGGCACGAAGCTGCGAAGGCTCAGGGGTTGCAGCCTTCCTTTTATCAAGGATTGGAGCAGGCAGTTGCTATACTGACGCTGCGTGCTGGGGTAAAGGATGGAAGGGACGCGCGGCAAATTATTTCATCGATTCCCAGTCTTCAGGGAGTGGGAATCGATGTCGTTAATAAGATTTTGGGGGTGCTTCGTACATTTTATGCTTTGTCGGGGCGTATTGACGCGCTTCGCCCAGATATTCTGGGTGAGAGGCTCGTTTCTCAGGAGCTTTCTAAAGATGGCTCTTTGTTGGATGTAGTGCTTGATAAGGCAATTGATGAGCCGATCCAACGAAGCGCATTGGTGGTCTTGAATCGGCTTGCCCGACAAAGCCCTACGGATGTTGTATGGCTGCAAAGGGGTTTGAGTGGCAATCTGTCGTTGCGTACGGCCGTCGCAGCTAGCGCTGTTGCGATTGAGTCGGGAGATCCGATTGGCAAGATGCTTGCTGAAGTTCTTGAGAAGGCTTCGTCTGAGGAGACATATGATTTGATTGAGCCGTTGTGGAAAAAGATGCCTGCGGCAACAACTGCGCTTCGTGAGTGTGCTCTTGTTGTTGCGCGGCTTAGGCTTGAGCGGCTCGAAAGGAGATTGGATGGTAAGCCGATTGGTAATGAGAAAAAATCGAAATTGGCAATTGCTTATAGTGCGCTGGCTGGCCGGCTTTCGGCTTTAGAGAAGCATAGAGAAGCGCTGGAGGTGAATGAGAAGGCGCTGCCACTTTTCAAGGCGCTCGCTAAGTTGGGGGCTCAGCATCTTGCGAATTATGCACTTTGTTTGATGCATAGTTCGAATGCGTTGATGGCGCTAGGGCAATATGTTGAGGCGTTGGATAAAAACCAGGAGGCTGTCTCTTATTTTCGTTCGCTTGTTGAAGCGAATCCTGGTTCCTATCGAGATGATCTTGCTACGGTGTTGCACAATCGTGCCGCTGTTCAACAGCGGCTTGGTGACTTTGAAGGTGCGTACCAAGCTGTGAAGGAGGCATTGGACGTCTACTCGTCAATGAGGTCGGGGGGCGATCGGCATCAGTTGGCTGAGTATTATTATGCTTTTGCTCTTGCTCTTTCTCATGTGGGCAGGACGGAAGATGCTATGCAATATGCGCAAAATTCATTTGCGATATTGGTGGAGCTTGCTGATGCTAATCCTGATGCTTTCCAGCCTAAGCTTGCAGTTACGTTGAGGGCTCTTGCCTCGTTTTGGCTTGATGTTGGTCGCTATGAGCAGGGTCGCGTTTTGGCTGAGCAGTCGGTTGTGATTTTTCGCGGATTGTCGAGTGCGAGGCCTGAAGTTTTTCGTGAGGAGTTAAGTGCCTCGCTCAGTGGGCTTTCGAGTGCGTTTGCTTATTTGGGATTATTGGAAAGAGCTCTTGAAGTTGCTTTGGAGAGCTTGGCGCTGCAGAAAGTGCATGTGGGGGGAGATGCCGGTTCTGGTTTGATGAGGATCGCCATAAGACATTTGAAAGTGGCTTATGCTAAGGCGAGTCTCGGTCAGCGTGATGATGCGTTGAGTCATGTGGATGAGTGCTTGGGAGTGCTTGGGGAGCTTGCGGCTGAGCGACCTGGGGTGGTGCGGTATTTTCTAGTCGAGGCGTATGCTCTAAAGGCAAGGCTGTTTGTCTTGAGCGGTGACGCTGTTTTAGCTCGGGAGTTGCTGAGGTTGGCTCAGCCTGCTTTTGAGCGCTTGGAGGCAGGGCGTGGGGCTCGGACCATGCGTGTTAGTCGCGCTAACTTTCTTGTTGTTTCTGCGCAGGTTCAGTATTTGCTTCGCTCGTATCAGGATGCATTGGGGCTCGCGGATACGGCGACTGGCATTTGGGACGAGCTTAATAGAGAGCATCCACTTGCGCACCGAGAGGACGCTAGTGAGGCCCTCTGTGTGCTTGCGTTGATAGAACGCGAACTCGGACTGTTGGGTCGTGCAAGGGAGTTAGCTGTGCGAGGGCTGGACTTGCTTCAGGCGGACCTTGTGCGAACACCGAGGCGATTGGTTCCTTGGATGCTGATTGCGGCAAAAAAGCTTCTCGATTTGGTGGGAATTGATGCAGATAGTGGCGGCTATAGTGCGGTGTGGAGGGCAGTTCGAGATGGATGA
- a CDS encoding SMI1/KNR4 family protein, whose product MEELLEEVSRLHVPNPPATPEQLDAFEQRVGWRLEPDLRAFYLHCDGARLFAQRDPTFGFVDPAFTFLPLSRIARARVIMRDEDTEQAGPPSWYAICEVRDSNYILLDVSRQEEGRYPIRDGYNEAFPDPEYCALIASSFREFLEGALRSKGRWFWLRSEE is encoded by the coding sequence ATGGAGGAGCTGCTTGAGGAGGTCTCGCGCCTTCACGTTCCCAATCCACCGGCGACACCGGAGCAGTTGGACGCGTTCGAGCAGCGTGTGGGCTGGCGCCTGGAACCAGACCTGCGTGCGTTCTACCTGCATTGTGACGGAGCCCGGCTGTTTGCCCAGCGGGATCCCACGTTCGGCTTCGTCGATCCTGCCTTCACGTTCCTGCCGCTGTCACGGATTGCCCGCGCGCGAGTGATCATGCGCGATGAGGATACGGAGCAGGCTGGACCGCCGTCCTGGTATGCCATCTGCGAGGTAAGGGATAGCAACTACATCCTTCTCGACGTGAGCCGCCAGGAGGAGGGACGCTATCCCATTCGCGATGGCTACAACGAAGCGTTCCCTGACCCTGAGTACTGCGCGCTGATCGCCAGTTCGTTTCGGGAGTTCCTCGAGGGAGCACTTCGGTCCAAGGGCCGTTGGTTCTGGCTCCGCAGTGAAGAGTGA